One Aliidongia dinghuensis DNA window includes the following coding sequences:
- a CDS encoding response regulator translates to MSEATRRTADESGRQATVLVVDDEPDLRSMLARGLGEHGYAVLEADSVETAQKVLRDRGWIDIVISDVRMPGGADGTDLAVWLYRFRPETILILTSGYFQQAEAVAGPMVYGHRLPKPFRPSEAAQLIENCLAKRAAERARIEGLRRGWWE, encoded by the coding sequence ATGAGCGAGGCGACGCGAAGAACCGCGGACGAAAGCGGACGGCAGGCGACCGTCCTGGTGGTCGACGATGAACCAGACCTGCGCAGCATGTTGGCGAGGGGTCTTGGCGAGCATGGCTATGCCGTGCTCGAGGCCGATAGTGTCGAGACGGCGCAGAAGGTCCTGCGCGACCGCGGCTGGATCGACATCGTCATTTCCGACGTGCGCATGCCGGGCGGCGCTGACGGCACCGATCTCGCCGTCTGGCTCTATCGCTTCCGGCCGGAAACCATCCTGATCCTGACCTCCGGCTACTTCCAGCAGGCCGAGGCCGTGGCCGGTCCCATGGTCTACGGTCACCGCTTGCCGAAGCCGTTCCGCCCGTCGGAGGCCGCCCAGCTGATCGAAAACTGCCTGGCGAAACGGGCGGCGGAACGCGCCCGGATCGAAGGGCTGCGCCGCGGCTGGTGGGAATAG
- a CDS encoding DegQ family serine endoprotease → MASAKADDRSPTLAAPLVIPGLGPLANRLLPAVVNVSTSQTIKPDAKRRPDDDQPQVPPGSPFEEFFKDFMDRQGGGSGDGEAKPQKAQSLGSGFVIDPAGYVVTNNHVIDGADEITVILQDNTNLKAELVGRDATTDLALLRVKPDHPLPAVPWGDSDTAKVGDWVMAIGNPFGLGGTVTSGIISARARAINDNGPYDEFLQTDASINRGNSGGPLFNTSGEVIGINSAIFSPSGGSIGIGFAIPSDLAKNVIAQLKATGKARRGWIGARIQTVNDDVATALGLDSTKGALVGGFIDKSPAKEAGIQPGDVLLQFDGRDVTNSRRLSRLVADAPVDKAVPVKLWRKGEIKTITVKVGQAEEAAEQTASLGEGGSGISPSTPLVKALGLSITEATPDLKDKFKLDDSANVVVVDVAKGSPAADKDLHAGDVILEVAQEEVKSAQDVVHKIDEAKKAGRKSILLLVDHGGDLRFVALRIDQG, encoded by the coding sequence ATGGCGAGCGCCAAGGCCGATGATCGATCGCCGACCTTGGCAGCGCCGCTCGTCATCCCGGGGCTCGGGCCGCTCGCCAACCGGCTGCTGCCGGCCGTGGTCAACGTGTCGACCAGCCAGACCATCAAGCCCGACGCCAAGCGGCGGCCGGACGATGACCAGCCGCAGGTGCCGCCGGGCTCGCCGTTCGAGGAATTCTTCAAGGACTTCATGGACCGCCAGGGCGGCGGTAGCGGCGATGGCGAGGCCAAGCCGCAGAAGGCGCAGTCGCTGGGCTCGGGCTTCGTGATCGATCCAGCGGGATATGTCGTGACCAACAACCACGTCATCGACGGGGCCGACGAGATCACGGTCATCCTGCAGGACAACACGAACCTCAAGGCCGAGCTGGTCGGCCGGGATGCGACGACCGACCTCGCGCTCCTCAGGGTCAAGCCCGATCATCCGCTGCCGGCCGTGCCCTGGGGCGATAGCGACACGGCCAAGGTCGGCGACTGGGTGATGGCGATCGGCAACCCGTTCGGGCTCGGCGGCACGGTCACCTCGGGCATCATCTCGGCCCGTGCCCGCGCGATCAACGACAACGGCCCGTACGACGAGTTCCTGCAGACCGATGCCTCGATCAACCGCGGCAATTCCGGCGGCCCGCTGTTCAACACCTCGGGCGAGGTCATCGGCATCAATTCGGCGATCTTCTCGCCGTCAGGCGGCTCGATCGGCATCGGCTTCGCCATCCCGTCCGATCTCGCCAAGAACGTGATCGCGCAGCTCAAGGCAACCGGCAAGGCGCGGCGCGGCTGGATCGGCGCGCGCATCCAGACGGTGAATGACGATGTCGCAACCGCCCTCGGCCTCGACTCGACCAAGGGTGCGCTCGTCGGCGGCTTCATCGACAAGAGTCCGGCCAAGGAGGCGGGTATCCAGCCGGGCGACGTGCTGCTGCAGTTCGATGGCCGCGACGTCACCAACTCGCGCCGGCTCTCGCGTCTCGTCGCCGACGCCCCGGTCGACAAGGCGGTGCCGGTGAAGCTGTGGCGCAAGGGCGAGATCAAGACCATCACGGTCAAGGTCGGGCAGGCCGAGGAGGCGGCCGAGCAGACCGCCTCGCTCGGCGAGGGCGGCAGCGGCATCAGCCCGTCGACGCCGCTCGTCAAGGCGCTGGGCCTGTCGATCACCGAGGCGACGCCGGACCTCAAGGACAAGTTCAAGCTCGACGATTCGGCCAATGTCGTGGTCGTCGACGTGGCGAAGGGCAGCCCGGCGGCCGACAAGGACCTGCACGCCGGCGACGTGATCCTCGAGGTTGCCCAGGAAGAGGTGAAGAGCGCGCAGGACGTCGTGCACAAGATCGACGAGGCGAAGAAAGCCGGCCGCAAGTCGATCCTGCTGCTGGTCGACCACGGCGGCGACCTGCGCTTCGTGGCGCTGCGCATCGATCAGGGCTGA
- a CDS encoding DUF2272 domain-containing protein, with protein MPRPLDRPRLRPLRLTVLPALVAFLAGCVAPPPRDAHVPDFARRPYEPFNRTAAVAIALREWRLFGSPVVDAAPDERPPVDPEAKPERLPGLWQRVGEYWWLGLDANDPDGRWTGKHDGTGRVFPASEDGEYAWSAAFISYVMRIAGAGPRFPYAASHWIYIDAARAASLGRRPDVALRAEAADRVAPEPGDLICFGRGHDNSAMAGDIRLETLPDGPFAGHCAIVVDAAPGMLSVVGGNVADEVALTHVPVTAAGMLAAPGGPAIDPRYPWSIVLRVLYDH; from the coding sequence ATGCCGCGCCCCCTCGACCGCCCCCGCTTAAGGCCGCTTCGCCTCACCGTTCTGCCGGCGCTGGTGGCATTTCTCGCCGGCTGCGTGGCACCCCCGCCGCGCGATGCCCATGTCCCGGACTTCGCGCGCCGGCCTTATGAACCGTTCAACCGGACCGCCGCCGTCGCAATCGCGCTCCGGGAATGGCGCCTGTTCGGCAGCCCCGTCGTCGATGCCGCACCGGACGAACGCCCGCCGGTCGATCCCGAAGCGAAGCCCGAGCGCCTGCCCGGCCTCTGGCAGCGCGTCGGCGAATATTGGTGGCTGGGCCTCGACGCGAACGACCCGGACGGCCGCTGGACCGGCAAGCACGACGGTACCGGCCGCGTGTTCCCGGCGAGCGAGGACGGCGAATACGCCTGGTCCGCCGCCTTCATCTCCTATGTCATGCGCATCGCGGGTGCCGGGCCCCGCTTCCCCTATGCCGCGTCCCACTGGATCTATATCGACGCGGCGCGCGCGGCGTCGCTCGGACGCCGCCCCGACGTGGCGCTCCGGGCGGAGGCGGCCGATCGCGTCGCCCCTGAGCCGGGCGATCTCATCTGCTTCGGCCGCGGCCACGACAATAGCGCAATGGCCGGCGACATCCGCCTCGAGACCTTGCCGGACGGGCCGTTCGCCGGCCATTGCGCCATCGTCGTAGACGCAGCACCCGGCATGCTCTCGGTCGTGGGCGGCAATGTCGCGGACGAGGTGGCGCTCACCCACGTGCCCGTCACGGCGGCGGGAATGCTCGCAGCGCCCGGCGGCCCGGCCATCGACCCGCGCTATCCCTGGTCGATCGTCCTCCGGGTGCTCTACGACCACTGA